A stretch of the Denticeps clupeoides chromosome 6, fDenClu1.1, whole genome shotgun sequence genome encodes the following:
- the zbtb20 gene encoding zinc finger and BTB domain-containing protein 20, with amino-acid sequence MTERIHNINLHNFSNSVLETLNEQRNRGHFCDVTVRIHGSMLRAHRCVLAAGSPFFQDKLLLGYSDIEIPSVVSVQSVQKLIDFMYSGVLRVSQSEALQILTAASILQIKTVIDECTRIVSQNVGLGGCPSATGFPAAVPGDSGQETPRGTPESGTSGPSSDAESGYMQTASQQSLERMYSSLYSGLGLQNGTRERAHYESALPPQKEGHGADPAWITRIHERSQQMERYLSMPESTHCRKQPRPVRLQTGGVHIKQEAEDEYGGCYLMGVDSRTEEAEQGEGVESEPKGESFDSGVSSSIGTEPDSIEQQYGLAGLGRDGVAGEGPLGDGEAPVPIEVNDSSPEQLHEADDGGGGAGGTTPQNAGELGLLQPPPNPIVPQSLPSGQLYLRQGDGLTSNLRMPITLTSNTQVMGTAGNTYMPTLFATQSAGNSKPFIFNLPQSIGGQQPQFVAVPPPSMAPFPGSLSVQPSGQTQPGGNAMSQGEKKPYECTLCSKTFTAKQNYVKHMFVHTGEKPHQCSICWRSFSLKDYLIKHMVTHTGVRAYQCSICNKRFTQKSSLNVHMRLHRGEKSYECYICKKKFSHKTLLERHMALHSAGGSVTAVTGGAGGGAAGGPVSIPVPMAVPEPGAGVVALAMPVGGGGAGVGGGVGVGGTGVGVAAEASCQEGTTYVCSVCPAKFDQIEHFNDHMRMHVSDG; translated from the exons ATGACCGAGCGCATTCACAACATCAATCTCCACAACTTCAGCAACTCTGTTCTCGAGACCCTAAATGAGCAGCGCAACCGCGGGCACTTCTGTGACGTGACCGTTCGCATCCATGGCAGCATGCTGCGCGCCCACCGCTGCGTCCTGGCCGCCGGCAGCCCCTTCTTCCAGGACAAGCTGCTGCTGGGCTACAGTGACATCGAGATCCCGTCCGTGGTCTCGGTGCAGTCCGTCCAGAAGCTGATTGACTTCATGTACAGCGGCGTGCTGCGGGTGTCTCAGTCGGAGGCGCTGCAGATCCTCACGGCCGCCAGCATCCTGCAGATAAAAACCGTCATCGATGAGTGCACGCGCATCGTCTCCCAGAACGTGGGGCTGGGCGGGTGTCCGTCAGCCACCGGCTTCCCTGCGGCCGTGCCGGGGGACTCGGGACAGGAGACCCCGCGCGGCACCCCAGAATCGGGCACCTCGGGCCCCAGCAGCGACGCGGAGTCGGGCTACATGCAGACGGCGTCGCAGCAGAGCCTGGAGCGCATGTACTCGTCCCTCTACTCCGGCCTGGGGCTGCAGAACGGCACCCGCGAGCGGGCGCACTACGAGTCGGCCCTGCCGCCGCAGAAGGAGGGCCACGGGGCCGACCCGGCCTGGATCACCCGCATCCACGAGCGCTCGCAGCAGATGGAGCGCTACCTCAGCATGCCCGAGAGCACCCACTGCCGCAAGCAGCCCCGCCCCGTGCGGCTGCAGACGGGCGGCGTCCATATCAAGCAGGAGGCCGAGGACGAGTACGGCGGCTGCTACCTGATGGGCGTGGACAGCCGGACGGAGGAGGCCGAGCAGGGCGAGGGGGTTGAGAGCGAGCCCAAAGGCGAGAGCTTCGACTCGGGCGTCAGCTCCTCCATCGGCACCGAGCCCGACTCCATCGAGCAGCAGTACGGACTGGCCGGGTTGGGACGCGACGGCGTGGCCGGGGAGGGGCCTCTGGGCGACGGCGAGGCTCCGGTGCCGATTGAGGTGAACGATTCGTCGCCGGAGCAGCTCCACGAGGCCGACGACGGAGGCGGCGGGGCTGGGGGCACGACACCACAGAACGCCGGTGAGCTCGGCCTCTTACAACCGCCACCCAACCCCATCGTTCCACAGTCGCTGCCCAGCGGCCAGCTGTACCTGCGCCAGGGCGACGGGCTCACCAGCAACCTGCGCATGCCCATCACCCTGACCAGCAACACCCAGGTCATGGGCACAGCCGGCAACACCTACATGCCCACGCTCTTCGCCACCCAGTCCGCAGGCAACAGCAAGCCGTTCATCTTCAACCTGCCCCAGTCCATCGGTGGCCAGCAGCCCCAGTTCGTGGCCGTGCCTCCACCGAGCATGGCCCCCTTCCCGGGCAGCCTCTCCGTTCAGCCCAGTGGGCAGACACAGCCGGGGGGCAACGCCATGAGCCAGGGCGAGAAGAAGCCGTACGAATGCACTCTGTGCAGTAAAACCTTTACTGCCAAACAGAACTACGTCAAACACATGTTTGTGCACACCG GTGAGAAGCCGCACCAGTGCAGCATCTGCTGGCGCTCGTTCTCCCTGAAGGATTACCTAAtcaagcacatggtgacacacacgGGCGTGCGAGCCTACCAGTGCAGCATCTGCAACAAGCGCTTCACGCAGAAGAGCTCCCTCAACGTGCACATGCGGCTGCACCGCGGCGAGAAGTCGTACGAGTGCTACATCTGCAAGAAGAAGTTCTCCCACAAGACCCTGCTGGAGCGCCACATGGCACTGCACAGCGCCGGCGGGAGCGTCACAGCGGTaacgggcggggcggggggcggggcggcgggGGGCCCGGTGTCCATCCCCGTCCCCATGGCGGTGCCCGAGCCGGGGGCCGGGGTGGTGGCCCTGGCCATGCCTgtgggagggggtggggctggAGTAGGAGGCGGAGTCGGAGTGGGAGGTACCGGCGTGGGCGTGGCAGCAGAGGCCAGCTGCCAGGAAGGGACCACCTACGTGTGTTCTGTCTGCCCAGCCAAGTTCGACCAAATCGAGCACTTCAACGACCACATGCGCATGCATGTCTCCGACGGataa